The window CAAAGATATTCCCAAAAGCCCTCCAATCGGCTCAACCAAACCAGTAAGAAGGGCATATCCAAAAGCCACAGCACGATTATATCCCGCACCAACTAGGGATATTGCTACCGCTAGACCCTCGGGAATATTTTGTAGACCAATGGCAGTAGCAACGGTTAGTCCATTAGAAATATTCTGGGTTCCAAAACTAACTCCAACCGCCATACCTTCGGGAAAGTTGTGAATTGTAACCGCCAAAACAAAAAGCCAAATACGACGAAGGTTCGAGCTTGCCCCCTCTCGACCCATTTCAAAATGCTCATGGGGGATGGCTTTATCAACACCATCTAAAAGAAGAGCCCCGATTATAATCCCAATTACAGCAATCCATACCCCGCCAATTGCAATAGCTGGAACTAACAAGCTGAAGGCAGTTGCAGCTAACATCACTCCCGCTGCAAATCCCAAAAGAAGGTCTTTTAAGCGATGAGAAAAATGTTGTTTTCGAAAAAAAAGAACTGGAATGGCTCCAATTCCTGTCGCACAGCCAGCAATAAGGCTAGCAAGAAACCCAAGAGTGATGTGATTCAAACCGATCCCTCCCCAGGACTATCCCCCGATAATTAACTTCAATCATTTTATAATATATCATCATATATCTATTCTGAAAATCCATTTGCGGGCTTTATAACTCAAGATCCTACAAAATTATGTTTCCCTGTAGGGGCGTAATAAATTCCTTTTACATCGATATCTCCCTTTGGCGAAAGGGAGAACGAGAAGGATTCGCTTTCTTTAGAATTCTTTCAAATCCACCCTGCCTTCCATGCTAAGGGGGGAGATTGATTCCTATTTCTAAAATATAGTAACAAGCAAAAAATGGCGTCATCCAGATTGGTGTTTTCCCGCGTGAGGATCTCGTCTTTTGTATTTCTTTATTTTTTAAAAATACTTTAAAGGGATGAGATTCTTACGTCGCAAAATACGCTCCTTAGAATGAAGAAGCGAGTGGATGAGATTGCCACAACGTCCAACTAAGGAACAGTTGAATTCCTCGCAATGACGGTTTTAGATAAGTAGTCATCCTCATCTCATACCACTTGGTGACATGAGAGTCTATCTTCCAAATCTTTTTTTCTATTTTCCTCGCAATGGTTTGGCTTTCCATACGATTAAAAATACAACAATAGCCTTTAAAATATCTCCCCCGATAAAGGGTAGAAATCCGGTTTTTAAGGTATATCCAAATGAAATTTGCGCTTGTACAATGAATTTCATAATCACCCACAAATAAACAAGTCCGGGTATGTATGGTAAACTTACCGCGGCAAAACTCAAAAAAAGTAAATAATAAAAACTTGCTTTTCTTCTTTTTTGTACCATCCAGGAAAACAAAGGAGAAAGAAATAAATAACCCAGGAGGAAACCAAAGGTAGGTTTTAAGATGTAACTGGGGCCACCATAAGGTGGAGTGGCAAATACCGGAACACCCATTAATCCTAATAGAATATAAATCATCCATCCGAAACCATTTTCAAGGGGTGTAAATACAAGAGTTCCCAATACATAAATTCCCGGAAGCAGGCTAAATGGGACGATCGCCGAACCAAATCGAATCAATTGGGTTGTGACCACTGCAATTGCACATAAAAAAGCACTCCTTACGAGAGTACGAGGAGAAAGATTCACCGTGTTTCTCCCCCATCGGACCCGAAGCTCAATTGTATCTGAGTTTTATTATCCGAAGCTATTGAAACTTCGCCCCAGGATAATCGATGTCTTTCTTCCTCGCGAATCACCCAAAGCCCTCCATTTTCATCAATTCTTTCTGCTCGAGCCTGATATCTCTTTCCCTGTTTTTCGTAGGTTACTAAACGTCCCAATACCATGGAACGTCTAGTGTACTCTTCAAGCAGGTGTTGTATTTTGTTATTATTTATCCAATTACAATACCAAGAAGAAAAAATTGTTAAAAATTCCTGCAAAAATAAATCGGTAGCAATTTCTTTTTTCCCTTCTATGAAAAGAGAAGTTGCTATTTCTCGAAGTTTTTGAGGAAAGTTATCTTTTTTGACGTTTATATTTACACCAACACCGGCAATTACCCATTGTAATCGATCAGATCGAACAGCATTTTCTAATAAAATTCCGGCTATTTTTTTCTCATTCAAATAAACATCGTTAGGCCATTTAAGTTGCGGATGAAAGCCCAGTTTTTCCATGGCCTGTGCCAAGCTTAAACCAAGAATTAAAGCAAGTTGTGGACAATGTTCGGCATTCTTATTCACCGGCCTGAGCAACAAAGAAAAAGTTAAACATTCCCTGGGGACCGAGAGCCAGCGTTTTCCACCCCTGCCCCTCCCAGCGGTTTGTTGATCGGCCACTACCAACAATTCTTTAGTTTCCCCCTGCTCAGCAAATTGACGAGCTAATTGATTTGTCGAAT of the Candidatus Atribacteria bacterium ADurb.Bin276 genome contains:
- the zupT gene encoding Zinc transporter ZupT, producing the protein MNHITLGFLASLIAGCATGIGAIPVLFFRKQHFSHRLKDLLLGFAAGVMLAATAFSLLVPAIAIGGVWIAVIGIIIGALLLDGVDKAIPHEHFEMGREGASSNLRRIWLFVLAVTIHNFPEGMAVGVSFGTQNISNGLTVATAIGLQNIPEGLAVAISLVGAGYNRAVAFGYALLTGLVEPIGGLLGISLVTFMHWFLPLGMALAGGAMLFVISDEVIPETHHGVHSRLSTYALMIGFIIMMTLDNLFG
- the bioY2 gene encoding Biotin transporter BioY2, with protein sequence MNLSPRTLVRSAFLCAIAVVTTQLIRFGSAIVPFSLLPGIYVLGTLVFTPLENGFGWMIYILLGLMGVPVFATPPYGGPSYILKPTFGFLLGYLFLSPLFSWMVQKRRKASFYYLLFLSFAAVSLPYIPGLVYLWVIMKFIVQAQISFGYTLKTGFLPFIGGDILKAIVVFLIVWKAKPLRGK
- the birA gene encoding Bifunctional ligase/repressor BirA, with the protein product MKSYPNFQILYYSTVDSTNQLARQFAEQGETKELLVVADQQTAGRGRGGKRWLSVPRECLTFSLLLRPVNKNAEHCPQLALILGLSLAQAMEKLGFHPQLKWPNDVYLNEKKIAGILLENAVRSDRLQWVIAGVGVNINVKKDNFPQKLREIATSLFIEGKKEIATDLFLQEFLTIFSSWYCNWINNNKIQHLLEEYTRRSMVLGRLVTYEKQGKRYQARAERIDENGGLWVIREEERHRLSWGEVSIASDNKTQIQLSFGSDGGETR